The Hippoglossus hippoglossus isolate fHipHip1 chromosome 19, fHipHip1.pri, whole genome shotgun sequence genome has a segment encoding these proteins:
- the aatkb gene encoding serine/threonine-protein kinase LMTK1 isoform X3: protein MSTLASPASLGSPDVYILPLTEVSLPVAKQPARSVHLLKSTDLSRHSLLYLKEIGNGWFGKVLLGEVNSGLSTTEVVVKELKSSASVQDQMHFLEEAQPFRLLQHPALLQCLAQCTEVTPYLLVMEFCPLGDVKSYLRSCRTAETMTPEPLILQRMACDIASGLLHLHKHNYAHSDLALRNCLLTADVSVKIGDYGLSHNKYKDDYYLTSDQMFVPLRWIAPELVDEVHGNLLVADNTQQSNIWSLGVTIWELLELGNQPYRHYSDRQVLTYAVREQQLRLPKPLLPVPLAERWFEVMQFCWLQPDQRPNAEEVHLLLSYLCAKGASEAEEDFDRRWNSLCPGFNSHHGASAMSQDHPSSTSSSFPLLEQFSAGDGYHSESGDDILTVTETSHGLNFEYKWEQARADQSYRAQDSSSTLGQVNHHCQEAFYPPGGIVGGCPMESLSHAVTPSYYQSKHLHAPGVLPVLSAHSPSVSNEYYIRIEEPVDCNIDLDYTMCSYSPEYQGSSGSFLTGSADSGECMACPSQAKNMGMAPYWAADIHKSDVFDSNDSSPAISLTMEPLLGQVSHNSPLRPWESSHYVSYKDRDGGYYYEHSPPLGIDHYLIGSDHSSEHHQESWGSRSLRQALGELENPLGVTRTVTSPPQQAYRDPYLDTSQTSIIGKNVTGGYYDMMGSLRKTMPSHTRHNSHSVSINMETEGALFIGHRDSDSEEEEEEDIFVERHTCNTWPSKHRHSSAGHHRRASCRQDAYVDFHYTMPSTDIEDSWPEENSLAFHSLPKPIDYLEPQQAKDNSACLSLSKHHAMVPSDNCNTYIYLCHEGDTPAPASGECCHSHFVDPLTGLLVRNNSYSHSNYVRDKIVDPPCNEEMINLSPAPGGPIVAKPTLIKTEECGEQYIDLITNGSPLKEKREDVIKENLIMQNPTEPKIEEVTLTMTIPPPPDDNMHVMVALTDPESDLSPTGDSGVDRGSSSACLADILDCSDDDEEEDDITEDITDVTSGIFADESSELSASPAFKSLQKQVGTPDSMDSMDLPSAAGSCEGFSPASSSSPKAMDSGYDTENNESPEFVPKEPHEPREQPLAKPTLDTSLEEDEELEEAKEGEPSLGEDVASGASQTGDHIFSPLSDETPYRDSAYFSDYESEKQSRDEGEESSSSTGRDEQRMEEKKGEKRKSEDEEEVEDAAANKDIKVEVKHISTEGTEFSCPPEMEEYLTEDCRDEELGLPLEPSVSIEGGLDEWPSQDESSSLGDWAAEVVGAMEEALGALNGNSSLNLKVESDEAEVLEDSEPTEEPVIKTIQTRTSGETLHSLPKDEVALQHTANTRRFSTSSPPPPSTPPPPLPATDGRGSPADGEEADEEDGDTDDSDESDEELRSYSMQEQSCGEESEEECHPVPIVVSDDSEAHKLRSLLKMPTLLTEENLQEELERTKKTVSFFDDVTVYLFDQESPTKELSEQSFPVGAEGQRSHSKSKERVTASDDSSDGNISEESAGYEWEDDFPLLPLPTSSGASDSPPPRSVPKAPDAKPAAQFSRFTVSPSSISRFSITHITDSDMDSAGGSSEDGDKE, encoded by the exons ATGTCCACCTTGGCCTCGCCGGCCTCCCTGGGCAGCCCCGACGTCTACATCCTGCCCCTCACCGAGGTGTCGCTGCCGGTCGCCAAGCAACCTGCTCGGTCAG TCCATCTCCTGAAGTCCACAGACCTGAGCCGCCACAGTCTCCTCTACCTGAAAGAGATCGGGAATGGCTGGTTTGGGAAG GTTCTGCTGGGGGAGGTGAACTCAGGCCTGAGCACCACTGAGGTGGTAGTGAAGGAACTCAAGTCCAGTGCCAGTGTGCAGGACCAGATGCACTTCCTGGAGGAGGCGCAGCCTTTTCG CCTCCTGCAGCAccctgctctgctgcagtgtctgGCCCAGTGCACCGAGGTCACGCCCTACCTGCTGGTGATGGAGTTCTGTCCActg gGGGATGTGAAGAGTTACCTCCGCAGCTGCAGGACTGCAGAGACCATGACCCCGGAGCCCTTGATCCTTCAGCGGATGGCCTGTGACATCGCCTCAGGACTCCtgcatctgcacaaacacaactacGCTCACAG TGACCTGGCGCTGAGGAACTGCTTGTTAACTGCTGATGTCTCAGTGAAGATCGGAGACTATGGCCTGTCCCACAACAAGTACAAG GATGATTACTACCTGACGTCAGATCAGATGTTCGTGCCGCTGCGCTGGATCGCTCCAGAGCTCGTGGACGAGGTGCACGGAAACCTGCTGGTGGCAGACAACACCCAGCAGAGCAACatctg GTCTCTGGGTGTGACCATCTGGGAGCTGCTGGAGTTGGGGAACCAGCCCTACAGACACTACTCTGACCGACAGGTGCTCACCTACGCTgtgagggagcagcagctgcGACTTCCCAAACCACTGCTCCCAGTGCCGCTGGCTGAGCGCTG GTTTGAAGTGATGCAGTTCTGCTGGCTCCAGCCGGATCAGAGACCCAATGCAGAGGAAGTCCACTTGCTGCTCAGCTACCTGTGTGCCAAGGGGGCCAGCGAGGCAGAGGAGGACTTTGATAGGCGCTGGAACTCGCTGTGTCCTGGATTCAACAGCCACCACGGTGCCTCTGCAATGTCACAAGACCACCCctcgtccacctcctcctccttccctctcctcgaGCAGTTTTCGGCAGGCGATGGCTACCACTCGGAGTCTGGGGACGACATACTAACAGTCACAGAAACCAGCCATGGCCTGAACTTTGAGTACAAGTGGGAGCAGGCCAGGGCCGACCAGTCCTATAGAGCCCAGGACTCCTCCAGTACCCTGGGTCAGGTCAACCATCATTGCCAGGAAGCATTttatccaccagggggcattgTTGGAGGCTGCCCTATGGAGAGCCTCAGCCACGCAGTTACTCCTTCTTACTACCAATCGAAACATCTCCATGCTCCTGGTGTTCTCCCCGTCCTCAGTGCCCATAGCCCCTCAGTAAGCAATGAATACTACATCCGCATTGAAGAGCCAGTGGATTGTAACATCGATCTGGACTATACCATGTGCTCCTACAGCCCAGAGTATCAGGGCAGCAGTGGGAGCTTCCTTACTGGGAGCGCAGACTCAGGCGAGTGCATGGCCTGTCCATCACAAGCTAAGAACATGGGCATGGCTCCCTATTGGGCAGCAGACATCCATAAGTCAGATGTGTTTGACTCCAATGACTCGAGTCCGGCCATCTCCCTGACAATGGAGCCGCTTTTAGGACAAGTGTCGCACAACAGCCCCCTACGACCCTGGGAGTCCAGTCACTATGTGTCCTATAAAGACAGAGACGGAGGTTACTACTATGAGCACTCGCCACCTTTGGGAATCGACCACTATCTGATTGGAAGTGACCACTCCAGTGAGCACCATCAGGAAAGCTGGGGGTCGAGGAGCTTACGTCAGGCCCTGGGTGAGTTGGAGAACCCGCTGGGTGTCACCCGCACTGTGACCAGTCCACCTCAACAGGCCTACAGAGATCCATACCTGGACACAAGTCAGACCTCCATCATCGGAAAGAACGTGACTGGGGGTTACTACGACATGATGGGCTCGCTCAGGAAGACTATGCCCAGCCACACAAGGCACAACAGCCACTCGGTCAGTATCAACATGGAGACAGAGGGGGCGCTCTTTATCGGGCACAGAGACAGCgattcagaagaagaagaagaggaggatatATTTGTTGAGAGACACACCTGCAACACGTGGCCTTCAAAACACCGCCACAGCAGCGCGGGTCACCACAGACGGGCGAGCTGTAGACAGGACGCTTATGTAGATTTCCACTACACCATGCCGAGCACAGACATTGAGGACTCCTGGCCAGAGGAGAACAGCCTGGCCTTCCACTCTCTACCCAAACCTATCGACTACCTTGAGCCGCAACAGGCCAAAGACAACAGTGCCTGCCTCAGTCTGAGCAAACACCACGCGATGGTGCCTTCAGACAACTGCAACACCTACATCTACCTGTGCCACGAGGGCGACACTCCGGCACCAGCGTCTGGAGAGTGCTGCCACTCCCACTTTGTTGACCCACTCACCGGTTTGCTCGTCAGAAACAACAGCTACAGTCACAGCAACTACGTCCGAGATAAGATCGTTGACCCCCCATGCAACGAGGAGATGATCAATCTATCCCCCGCTCCAGGGGGTCCCATTGTGGCCAAACCCACCTTGATAAAGACTGAGGAGTGTGGAGAGCAGTATATTGACCTGATAACTAACGGTTCCCCACtcaaagagaagagggaggatgTAATCAAGGAAAACCTAATCATGCAAAACCCCACAGAACCTAAAATAGAAGAGGTGACGCTGACAATGACGATCCCCCCGCCTCCTGACGACAACATGCACGTGATGGTGGCCCTCACAGACCCGGAGTCAGACTTGAGTCCCACTGGAGACAGCGGCGTTGACCGAGGCAGCTCCAGTGCTTGTCTCGCTGACATCCTCGACTGCAGCGatgatgacgaggaggaggatgacatCACTGAGGATATCACCGACGTCACCTCAGGCATCTTCGCTGACGAGTCCAGTGAGCTGAGCGCTTCTCCTGCCTTCAAGTCTCTGCAGAAGCAGGTAGGAACTCCCGATTCCATGGATTCCATGGATCTACCATCTGCAGCTGGGTCCTGTGAAGGCTtcagccccgcctcctccagctcccctAAAGCTATGGACAGTGGCTACGACACAGAAAACAACGAGAGCCCAGAGTTTGTACCCAAAGAGCCTCATGAGCCCCGAGAACAACCTCTGGCAAAGCCTACCCTAGATACAAGcctggaggaggacgaggagctggaggaggccaaGGAGGGGGAACCATCACTGGGTGAAGATGTGGCCTCAGGAGCCTCTCAGACGGGCGACCACATCTTTTCACCACTAAGTGATGAAACCCCGTACAGAGACTCAGCGTACTTCTCAGACTACGAGAGTGAGAAGCAGTCCagggatgaaggagaagaaTCATCATCATCGACAGGAAGAGATGAACAAAGAATGGaagaaaagaagggagagaaaaggaagagtgaggatgaggaagaagtTGAAGACGCTGCAGCAAACAAAGACATCAAAGTTGAAGTGAAGCACATATCAACAGAAGGAACAGAATTCTCTTGTCCACCAGAGATGGAGGAATACTTGACAGAGGATTGTCGAGATGAGGAGTTGGGGCTTCCTCTGGAGCCCTCTGTGTCTATAGAGGGAGGACTGGACGAATGGCCGTCCCAGGACGAGAGCTCATCTCTCGGGGACTGGGCAGCAGAGGTGGTGGGGGCCATGGAAGAGGCGCTTGGGGCCCTGAATGGAAACAGTTCACTCAACCTTAAGGTAGAAAGTGACGAAGCAGAAGTCTTGGAAGACTCAGAACCAACAGAAGAGCCAGTGATCAAGACCATTCAGACCAGGACATCCGGTGAAACCCTGCACTCTTTACCCAAAGACGAGGTGGCCCTGCAGCACACGGCTAACACCCGACggttctccacttcctctcctccacctccgtcAACCCCTCCACCTCCGCTCCCTGCAACAGACGGCCGGGGGTCTCCAGCCGATGGGGAAGAGGCGGATGAGGAGGACGGCGACACAGACGACAGCGATGAGTCCGATGAGGAGCTGCGATCCTATAGCATGCAGGAGCAGAGCTGCggggaggagagcgaggaggagtgCCACCCGGTGCCCATTGTGGTGAGCGACGACAGCGAGGCCCACAAACTGCGCAGCCTCCTCAAGATGCCAACGCTGCTCACAGAGGAgaacctgcaggaggagctggagcgcACGAAGAAGACGGTGTCCTTCTTTGACGATGTCACCGTCTACCTGTTTGATCAA GAAAGTCCGACTAAAGAGCTGAGTGAGCAGAGCTTCCCTGTGGGAGccgagggtcagaggtcacacagcAAATCCAAAGAGAGAGTCACCGCCTCCGACGACTCCTCTGATGGGAACATCTCAGAAGAGA GTGCAGGGTACGAGTGGGAGGACGACTTCCCCCTCCTGCCTCTCCCAACGTCCTCAGGAGCATCCGACTCTCCTCCCCCCCGCTCCGTCCCCAAAGCCCCGGACGCCAAACCGGCCGCTCAGTTCTCCCGCTTCACCGTCTCCCCCTCCAGCATCTCCCGCTTCTCCATCACTCACATCACTGACTCTGATATGGACTCAGCAGGAG GAAGCAGCGAGGACGGAGACAAAGAGTAA
- the aatkb gene encoding serine/threonine-protein kinase LMTK1 isoform X4, which yields MHFLEEAQPFRLLQHPALLQCLAQCTEVTPYLLVMEFCPLGDVKSYLRSCRTAETMTPEPLILQRMACDIASGLLHLHKHNYAHSDLALRNCLLTADVSVKIGDYGLSHNKYKDDYYLTSDQMFVPLRWIAPELVDEVHGNLLVADNTQQSNIWSLGVTIWELLELGNQPYRHYSDRQVLTYAVREQQLRLPKPLLPVPLAERWFEVMQFCWLQPDQRPNAEEVHLLLSYLCAKGASEAEEDFDRRWNSLCPGFNSHHGASAMSQDHPSSTSSSFPLLEQFSAGDGYHSESGDDILTVTETSHGLNFEYKWEQARADQSYRAQDSSSTLGQVNHHCQEAFYPPGGIVGGCPMESLSHAVTPSYYQSKHLHAPGVLPVLSAHSPSVSNEYYIRIEEPVDCNIDLDYTMCSYSPEYQGSSGSFLTGSADSGECMACPSQAKNMGMAPYWAADIHKSDVFDSNDSSPAISLTMEPLLGQVSHNSPLRPWESSHYVSYKDRDGGYYYEHSPPLGIDHYLIGSDHSSEHHQESWGSRSLRQALGELENPLGVTRTVTSPPQQAYRDPYLDTSQTSIIGKNVTGGYYDMMGSLRKTMPSHTRHNSHSVSINMETEGALFIGHRDSDSEEEEEEDIFVERHTCNTWPSKHRHSSAGHHRRASCRQDAYVDFHYTMPSTDIEDSWPEENSLAFHSLPKPIDYLEPQQAKDNSACLSLSKHHAMVPSDNCNTYIYLCHEGDTPAPASGECCHSHFVDPLTGLLVRNNSYSHSNYVRDKIVDPPCNEEMINLSPAPGGPIVAKPTLIKTEECGEQYIDLITNGSPLKEKREDVIKENLIMQNPTEPKIEEVTLTMTIPPPPDDNMHVMVALTDPESDLSPTGDSGVDRGSSSACLADILDCSDDDEEEDDITEDITDVTSGIFADESSELSASPAFKSLQKQVGTPDSMDSMDLPSAAGSCEGFSPASSSSPKAMDSGYDTENNESPEFVPKEPHEPREQPLAKPTLDTSLEEDEELEEAKEGEPSLGEDVASGASQTGDHIFSPLSDETPYRDSAYFSDYESEKQSRDEGEESSSSTGRDEQRMEEKKGEKRKSEDEEEVEDAAANKDIKVEVKHISTEGTEFSCPPEMEEYLTEDCRDEELGLPLEPSVSIEGGLDEWPSQDESSSLGDWAAEVVGAMEEALGALNGNSSLNLKVESDEAEVLEDSEPTEEPVIKTIQTRTSGETLHSLPKDEVALQHTANTRRFSTSSPPPPSTPPPPLPATDGRGSPADGEEADEEDGDTDDSDESDEELRSYSMQEQSCGEESEEECHPVPIVVSDDSEAHKLRSLLKMPTLLTEENLQEELERTKKTVSFFDDVTVYLFDQESPTKELSEQSFPVGAEGQRSHSKSKERVTASDDSSDGNISEESAGYEWEDDFPLLPLPTSSGASDSPPPRSVPKAPDAKPAAQFSRFTVSPSSISRFSITHITDSDMDSAGGSSEDGDKE from the exons ATGCACTTCCTGGAGGAGGCGCAGCCTTTTCG CCTCCTGCAGCAccctgctctgctgcagtgtctgGCCCAGTGCACCGAGGTCACGCCCTACCTGCTGGTGATGGAGTTCTGTCCActg gGGGATGTGAAGAGTTACCTCCGCAGCTGCAGGACTGCAGAGACCATGACCCCGGAGCCCTTGATCCTTCAGCGGATGGCCTGTGACATCGCCTCAGGACTCCtgcatctgcacaaacacaactacGCTCACAG TGACCTGGCGCTGAGGAACTGCTTGTTAACTGCTGATGTCTCAGTGAAGATCGGAGACTATGGCCTGTCCCACAACAAGTACAAG GATGATTACTACCTGACGTCAGATCAGATGTTCGTGCCGCTGCGCTGGATCGCTCCAGAGCTCGTGGACGAGGTGCACGGAAACCTGCTGGTGGCAGACAACACCCAGCAGAGCAACatctg GTCTCTGGGTGTGACCATCTGGGAGCTGCTGGAGTTGGGGAACCAGCCCTACAGACACTACTCTGACCGACAGGTGCTCACCTACGCTgtgagggagcagcagctgcGACTTCCCAAACCACTGCTCCCAGTGCCGCTGGCTGAGCGCTG GTTTGAAGTGATGCAGTTCTGCTGGCTCCAGCCGGATCAGAGACCCAATGCAGAGGAAGTCCACTTGCTGCTCAGCTACCTGTGTGCCAAGGGGGCCAGCGAGGCAGAGGAGGACTTTGATAGGCGCTGGAACTCGCTGTGTCCTGGATTCAACAGCCACCACGGTGCCTCTGCAATGTCACAAGACCACCCctcgtccacctcctcctccttccctctcctcgaGCAGTTTTCGGCAGGCGATGGCTACCACTCGGAGTCTGGGGACGACATACTAACAGTCACAGAAACCAGCCATGGCCTGAACTTTGAGTACAAGTGGGAGCAGGCCAGGGCCGACCAGTCCTATAGAGCCCAGGACTCCTCCAGTACCCTGGGTCAGGTCAACCATCATTGCCAGGAAGCATTttatccaccagggggcattgTTGGAGGCTGCCCTATGGAGAGCCTCAGCCACGCAGTTACTCCTTCTTACTACCAATCGAAACATCTCCATGCTCCTGGTGTTCTCCCCGTCCTCAGTGCCCATAGCCCCTCAGTAAGCAATGAATACTACATCCGCATTGAAGAGCCAGTGGATTGTAACATCGATCTGGACTATACCATGTGCTCCTACAGCCCAGAGTATCAGGGCAGCAGTGGGAGCTTCCTTACTGGGAGCGCAGACTCAGGCGAGTGCATGGCCTGTCCATCACAAGCTAAGAACATGGGCATGGCTCCCTATTGGGCAGCAGACATCCATAAGTCAGATGTGTTTGACTCCAATGACTCGAGTCCGGCCATCTCCCTGACAATGGAGCCGCTTTTAGGACAAGTGTCGCACAACAGCCCCCTACGACCCTGGGAGTCCAGTCACTATGTGTCCTATAAAGACAGAGACGGAGGTTACTACTATGAGCACTCGCCACCTTTGGGAATCGACCACTATCTGATTGGAAGTGACCACTCCAGTGAGCACCATCAGGAAAGCTGGGGGTCGAGGAGCTTACGTCAGGCCCTGGGTGAGTTGGAGAACCCGCTGGGTGTCACCCGCACTGTGACCAGTCCACCTCAACAGGCCTACAGAGATCCATACCTGGACACAAGTCAGACCTCCATCATCGGAAAGAACGTGACTGGGGGTTACTACGACATGATGGGCTCGCTCAGGAAGACTATGCCCAGCCACACAAGGCACAACAGCCACTCGGTCAGTATCAACATGGAGACAGAGGGGGCGCTCTTTATCGGGCACAGAGACAGCgattcagaagaagaagaagaggaggatatATTTGTTGAGAGACACACCTGCAACACGTGGCCTTCAAAACACCGCCACAGCAGCGCGGGTCACCACAGACGGGCGAGCTGTAGACAGGACGCTTATGTAGATTTCCACTACACCATGCCGAGCACAGACATTGAGGACTCCTGGCCAGAGGAGAACAGCCTGGCCTTCCACTCTCTACCCAAACCTATCGACTACCTTGAGCCGCAACAGGCCAAAGACAACAGTGCCTGCCTCAGTCTGAGCAAACACCACGCGATGGTGCCTTCAGACAACTGCAACACCTACATCTACCTGTGCCACGAGGGCGACACTCCGGCACCAGCGTCTGGAGAGTGCTGCCACTCCCACTTTGTTGACCCACTCACCGGTTTGCTCGTCAGAAACAACAGCTACAGTCACAGCAACTACGTCCGAGATAAGATCGTTGACCCCCCATGCAACGAGGAGATGATCAATCTATCCCCCGCTCCAGGGGGTCCCATTGTGGCCAAACCCACCTTGATAAAGACTGAGGAGTGTGGAGAGCAGTATATTGACCTGATAACTAACGGTTCCCCACtcaaagagaagagggaggatgTAATCAAGGAAAACCTAATCATGCAAAACCCCACAGAACCTAAAATAGAAGAGGTGACGCTGACAATGACGATCCCCCCGCCTCCTGACGACAACATGCACGTGATGGTGGCCCTCACAGACCCGGAGTCAGACTTGAGTCCCACTGGAGACAGCGGCGTTGACCGAGGCAGCTCCAGTGCTTGTCTCGCTGACATCCTCGACTGCAGCGatgatgacgaggaggaggatgacatCACTGAGGATATCACCGACGTCACCTCAGGCATCTTCGCTGACGAGTCCAGTGAGCTGAGCGCTTCTCCTGCCTTCAAGTCTCTGCAGAAGCAGGTAGGAACTCCCGATTCCATGGATTCCATGGATCTACCATCTGCAGCTGGGTCCTGTGAAGGCTtcagccccgcctcctccagctcccctAAAGCTATGGACAGTGGCTACGACACAGAAAACAACGAGAGCCCAGAGTTTGTACCCAAAGAGCCTCATGAGCCCCGAGAACAACCTCTGGCAAAGCCTACCCTAGATACAAGcctggaggaggacgaggagctggaggaggccaaGGAGGGGGAACCATCACTGGGTGAAGATGTGGCCTCAGGAGCCTCTCAGACGGGCGACCACATCTTTTCACCACTAAGTGATGAAACCCCGTACAGAGACTCAGCGTACTTCTCAGACTACGAGAGTGAGAAGCAGTCCagggatgaaggagaagaaTCATCATCATCGACAGGAAGAGATGAACAAAGAATGGaagaaaagaagggagagaaaaggaagagtgaggatgaggaagaagtTGAAGACGCTGCAGCAAACAAAGACATCAAAGTTGAAGTGAAGCACATATCAACAGAAGGAACAGAATTCTCTTGTCCACCAGAGATGGAGGAATACTTGACAGAGGATTGTCGAGATGAGGAGTTGGGGCTTCCTCTGGAGCCCTCTGTGTCTATAGAGGGAGGACTGGACGAATGGCCGTCCCAGGACGAGAGCTCATCTCTCGGGGACTGGGCAGCAGAGGTGGTGGGGGCCATGGAAGAGGCGCTTGGGGCCCTGAATGGAAACAGTTCACTCAACCTTAAGGTAGAAAGTGACGAAGCAGAAGTCTTGGAAGACTCAGAACCAACAGAAGAGCCAGTGATCAAGACCATTCAGACCAGGACATCCGGTGAAACCCTGCACTCTTTACCCAAAGACGAGGTGGCCCTGCAGCACACGGCTAACACCCGACggttctccacttcctctcctccacctccgtcAACCCCTCCACCTCCGCTCCCTGCAACAGACGGCCGGGGGTCTCCAGCCGATGGGGAAGAGGCGGATGAGGAGGACGGCGACACAGACGACAGCGATGAGTCCGATGAGGAGCTGCGATCCTATAGCATGCAGGAGCAGAGCTGCggggaggagagcgaggaggagtgCCACCCGGTGCCCATTGTGGTGAGCGACGACAGCGAGGCCCACAAACTGCGCAGCCTCCTCAAGATGCCAACGCTGCTCACAGAGGAgaacctgcaggaggagctggagcgcACGAAGAAGACGGTGTCCTTCTTTGACGATGTCACCGTCTACCTGTTTGATCAA GAAAGTCCGACTAAAGAGCTGAGTGAGCAGAGCTTCCCTGTGGGAGccgagggtcagaggtcacacagcAAATCCAAAGAGAGAGTCACCGCCTCCGACGACTCCTCTGATGGGAACATCTCAGAAGAGA GTGCAGGGTACGAGTGGGAGGACGACTTCCCCCTCCTGCCTCTCCCAACGTCCTCAGGAGCATCCGACTCTCCTCCCCCCCGCTCCGTCCCCAAAGCCCCGGACGCCAAACCGGCCGCTCAGTTCTCCCGCTTCACCGTCTCCCCCTCCAGCATCTCCCGCTTCTCCATCACTCACATCACTGACTCTGATATGGACTCAGCAGGAG GAAGCAGCGAGGACGGAGACAAAGAGTAA